In Coriobacteriia bacterium, one genomic interval encodes:
- a CDS encoding DUF2085 domain-containing protein translates to MLEEFLQWLGYGLCHQLPERSFFGGGVQVPVCARDTGIYVGFIVSFVVLAALHRHRPRIFPGTVGWVVTAAAVAFMGWDGLTSYAGVRETTNLLRLTSGWGVGYVCAALILPMLNDVLWAKPSAERLLDPWWRLAVWLVSAGAAVPLLWRFGSRLGVGYPILVVFAILGTLTAINLVIVGMFPAFDRAAHRYRDLVVPSAIAFGLAVLEVWIAGVGRGLLEAAARSVG, encoded by the coding sequence GTGCTCGAGGAGTTTCTTCAATGGCTGGGTTACGGCCTATGCCACCAGCTTCCCGAGCGGTCCTTCTTCGGCGGAGGCGTTCAGGTCCCCGTCTGTGCGCGAGACACCGGCATCTACGTCGGATTCATCGTGTCATTCGTCGTTCTCGCCGCGCTTCATCGCCATCGCCCACGGATCTTCCCCGGAACCGTGGGCTGGGTGGTCACGGCTGCTGCGGTGGCGTTCATGGGATGGGACGGCCTGACGTCCTACGCAGGTGTACGTGAGACCACGAACCTGCTCAGACTCACGAGCGGCTGGGGGGTCGGCTACGTGTGCGCTGCGCTCATCCTGCCCATGCTCAACGATGTACTCTGGGCCAAGCCATCGGCCGAGCGACTCCTGGATCCTTGGTGGAGGCTCGCCGTATGGCTCGTGAGCGCCGGGGCGGCTGTGCCCCTGCTATGGCGATTCGGGTCGCGACTCGGTGTCGGGTATCCGATTCTGGTCGTGTTTGCGATCCTCGGAACCCTGACAGCCATCAACCTTGTCATCGTCGGGATGTTCCCCGCGTTCGACAGGGCGGCGCACCGCTACCGTGACCTTGTGGTGCCTTCGGCCATCGCGTTTGGTCTTGCCGTTCTCGAGGTGTGGATCGCCGGAGTGGGTCGCGGACTCCTGGAAGCAGCGGCGCGCTCCGTCGGGTGA
- a CDS encoding SAM-dependent chlorinase/fluorinase has product MQALICFVSDFGLDDTWVGVCHAVIHRACPQAHVVDMAHHIRPFDIRQGAAVATSSVHQVPDAIHLIVVDPGVGGGRRDVCVQAQSGTLLVGPDNGVLIPAARRQGGVAHAFVIDSSKVDFRSPLATFHARDILAPVAAALACGVDPGSLGDAVAPESLVAAPFEEACREGDTVAAEVLDIDRFGSIRTNVAADQVETLGLKADVLELSIGHNTFLARTGLTFSDALDGEPVALVDSSGWLTLALNRASAADRFRVKAGASVRIKAAG; this is encoded by the coding sequence GTGCAGGCATTGATCTGCTTCGTATCCGATTTCGGGCTCGATGACACGTGGGTGGGCGTGTGTCATGCCGTGATACATCGAGCGTGTCCCCAGGCACATGTCGTGGACATGGCGCACCACATTCGCCCGTTTGACATCAGGCAAGGCGCTGCCGTCGCGACCTCCAGCGTCCACCAGGTCCCTGATGCGATCCATCTGATCGTGGTGGACCCGGGCGTTGGAGGCGGGCGGCGCGACGTCTGTGTCCAGGCGCAGTCCGGCACGCTCCTCGTGGGTCCGGACAACGGCGTTTTGATTCCTGCCGCCCGTCGCCAGGGTGGTGTCGCACATGCCTTCGTCATCGATTCCTCGAAGGTCGATTTTCGCAGCCCGCTCGCGACGTTTCACGCGCGCGATATCCTAGCGCCGGTGGCGGCGGCACTCGCCTGCGGCGTCGATCCAGGTTCATTGGGTGACGCCGTCGCGCCGGAGTCGCTCGTGGCCGCTCCGTTCGAAGAGGCTTGCCGTGAGGGCGACACCGTCGCTGCCGAGGTTCTTGACATCGACCGTTTCGGTTCGATTCGAACCAATGTGGCGGCCGACCAGGTCGAGACACTCGGGCTCAAGGCCGACGTGCTCGAGCTGAGTATCGGGCACAACACCTTTCTCGCGAGGACGGGGCTGACGTTCTCGGATGCGCTCGATGGCGAGCCGGTCGCGCTCGTGGATTCGTCCGGATGGCTCACGCTCGCACTCAACCGAGCAAGTGCAGCCGATCGGTTCAGAGTCAAGGCGGGCGCGTCGGTCAGGATCAAGGCCGCCGGCTGA
- a CDS encoding HD domain-containing protein — MKAKYLTELTLGARTDSVALVRSKEVRVARNGDAYLALELADRTGSMPAVLFRPGPAASEIPVGAVARVTGVVTSYRGIKRLAMDSLVPAATWDSSDLLPVGPRDGDELKSEFVRITKSITQSGLRRLLRAVFVEPGLFDRFCVAPASQSSHHAYVTGLLEHTVAVAGLCSQLAACYEGADHDLLVTAALLHDIGKLDELVAGSGISYTDEGRLLGHVVLGHQRVLKAAQNARLEPAVLLRLGHVMLSHHGELEWGSPKRPATLEALLLHHVDNLDAKAAGLSTILAGATRADETWTDASNLFRRPLHAPRAVEDDRPYRATEDDLEVRRSA; from the coding sequence ATGAAGGCGAAGTACCTGACAGAACTGACTCTCGGAGCGCGGACCGATTCCGTTGCGCTCGTTCGTTCCAAAGAGGTGCGTGTCGCACGCAACGGAGACGCGTACTTGGCGCTTGAGCTGGCGGACAGGACGGGCTCCATGCCAGCCGTGCTCTTTCGTCCAGGGCCCGCAGCGTCCGAGATTCCTGTCGGGGCGGTGGCCCGGGTAACGGGCGTGGTGACCTCCTACCGAGGTATCAAGCGCCTTGCCATGGATTCGCTCGTTCCCGCCGCCACGTGGGACTCCTCGGACCTGTTGCCCGTCGGGCCGCGTGACGGAGATGAACTCAAATCTGAGTTCGTCAGGATCACGAAGTCGATCACGCAGTCGGGACTTCGCAGGTTGCTGCGAGCGGTATTCGTCGAACCGGGGCTCTTCGACCGCTTCTGCGTCGCTCCGGCATCCCAATCCAGCCACCATGCATACGTCACGGGCCTGCTAGAGCACACGGTGGCTGTTGCGGGGCTCTGCTCCCAGCTTGCTGCCTGCTACGAGGGCGCGGACCACGATCTGCTCGTCACAGCCGCCCTGCTCCACGACATCGGCAAGCTCGATGAGCTGGTCGCCGGGAGCGGGATCTCCTACACGGACGAAGGTCGCCTCCTGGGGCACGTGGTACTCGGGCACCAGCGGGTCTTGAAGGCGGCGCAGAACGCGAGGCTGGAGCCTGCAGTGCTCCTGCGGTTGGGGCATGTGATGCTGTCTCACCACGGCGAACTCGAGTGGGGGTCACCGAAGCGCCCGGCGACATTGGAGGCGCTGCTGCTTCATCACGTCGACAATCTCGACGCCAAGGCCGCCGGTCTGTCGACGATCCTGGCAGGTGCGACGCGCGCAGATGAGACGTGGACGGATGCCTCGAACCTGTTCAGGCGCCCTCTCCACGCGCCGCGTGCCGTCGAGGACGATCGTCCGTACCGGGCGACAGAGGACGATCTCGAGGTTCGTCGCAGCGCCTGA
- a CDS encoding S-methyl-5'-thioadenosine phosphorylase: MELPRIEVGVFGGSGFYELLDNPKEYRVNTPFGAPSAPVMVGEIGGRSVGFLPRHGAAHQLPPHMINFRANVWAMKELGASRIVGPNACGSLQKHVEPGHFVICDQFVDRTWGRKDTFFDGPITTHVSSADPYCPVMRETAISCANDLGITAHPTGTVVVIQGPRFSTRAESKWFAAQGWEVINMTQYPESYLAREQEMCYLNISLITDYDAGMDGVPPVTNEEVVRVFNENNSKVKSLIYGLIPRLPSTSTCGCGSALDGAAF; this comes from the coding sequence GTGGAGCTTCCCCGCATTGAGGTCGGAGTGTTCGGCGGTAGTGGGTTCTACGAGCTGCTGGACAACCCGAAGGAGTATCGAGTCAACACGCCGTTCGGCGCGCCGTCAGCGCCGGTCATGGTGGGTGAGATCGGGGGTCGCAGCGTCGGGTTCCTGCCCCGGCATGGAGCGGCGCATCAGCTGCCTCCGCACATGATCAACTTCCGCGCGAACGTCTGGGCGATGAAGGAGCTTGGCGCAAGCCGGATCGTGGGTCCCAACGCATGCGGCTCGCTTCAGAAGCACGTTGAGCCCGGACACTTCGTGATCTGCGACCAGTTCGTGGATCGCACGTGGGGCCGCAAGGACACGTTCTTCGACGGCCCCATCACCACGCACGTCTCTTCGGCAGACCCGTACTGTCCCGTCATGCGCGAGACCGCGATCTCATGCGCCAACGATCTGGGGATCACCGCTCATCCGACGGGGACGGTCGTCGTGATCCAAGGACCGCGATTCTCTACACGAGCCGAATCGAAGTGGTTTGCCGCGCAGGGATGGGAGGTCATCAACATGACCCAGTACCCGGAAAGCTATCTGGCCCGCGAACAGGAGATGTGCTACCTCAACATCTCGCTCATAACCGACTACGACGCGGGGATGGATGGCGTGCCTCCCGTCACCAACGAGGAAGTGGTGCGGGTCTTCAACGAGAACAACAGCAAGGTGAAGAGCCTCATCTATGGGCTGATTCCGCGGCTACCTTCGACGTCGACCTGCGGATGCGGATCCGCCCTGGACGGCGCGGCATTCTGA
- a CDS encoding site-2 protease family protein, with protein sequence MFDIPSVRIGRVFGIPIEINLSWLVIFGLVAFSLATAVFPAIEESAGAPRWLFAVVGATTALLFFASILAHELCHSLVAKAEGGSVEKITLFIFGGVAQIDEEPRSPGKEFLMAAAGPGMSLLIAGASFYGYVALVAGGAAWWAWAPLEYLAGINLFVALFNLLPGFPLDGGRVLRSMLWAATGDVLKATRWASRSGQFIGWTMVVWAVVGVVGGQSGLIWFGLVGWFIASLAGQAYRQQLVRSRVEGVTVAEVMTPNPEYVSGDLTLDELVHNHFLGGHHARYPVISEGSIVGLVTLPEVKSVDRADWPFVKTIDVTNRDLNALVVPSDAPVEALVPRLAGDRPGALIVSGGGRLVGIVTRADVIALIEGPPSG encoded by the coding sequence GTGTTCGACATTCCGTCGGTAAGGATCGGCAGGGTCTTCGGCATCCCCATCGAGATCAACCTGAGTTGGCTCGTCATATTCGGACTGGTTGCCTTCTCCCTCGCCACAGCGGTCTTTCCGGCGATCGAGGAGTCGGCGGGGGCGCCGCGCTGGCTGTTCGCCGTGGTCGGCGCTACTACCGCTCTGCTCTTCTTCGCATCCATACTCGCGCACGAGCTGTGCCACTCGCTCGTGGCCAAAGCAGAGGGCGGCAGCGTCGAGAAGATCACCCTGTTCATCTTCGGCGGCGTTGCCCAGATCGACGAGGAGCCCCGTTCGCCGGGCAAGGAGTTCCTGATGGCGGCCGCGGGTCCGGGGATGAGCCTGCTGATCGCCGGCGCGTCGTTCTATGGCTACGTGGCTCTGGTGGCCGGTGGGGCGGCATGGTGGGCTTGGGCGCCGCTCGAGTACCTCGCGGGCATCAACCTCTTCGTCGCGCTGTTCAACCTGCTGCCGGGCTTCCCCCTCGATGGCGGTCGGGTCTTGCGCTCGATGCTGTGGGCTGCGACCGGCGATGTTCTGAAGGCGACCCGATGGGCCTCGCGCTCAGGCCAGTTCATCGGCTGGACGATGGTCGTCTGGGCGGTGGTCGGCGTCGTCGGCGGGCAGTCCGGCCTGATCTGGTTCGGTCTTGTAGGGTGGTTTATCGCCTCCCTTGCGGGTCAGGCCTATCGCCAGCAACTCGTGCGCTCGCGCGTCGAAGGCGTAACAGTCGCCGAGGTCATGACCCCGAACCCGGAGTACGTGTCCGGTGACCTGACCCTGGACGAGTTGGTACACAATCACTTCCTCGGTGGACACCATGCCCGGTACCCGGTGATCTCCGAGGGATCGATCGTCGGTCTCGTGACCCTGCCCGAGGTCAAGAGCGTGGACCGCGCCGACTGGCCGTTCGTCAAGACCATCGACGTCACGAATCGGGATTTGAACGCGCTCGTGGTTCCGAGCGATGCGCCCGTCGAGGCGCTGGTTCCGCGGCTTGCGGGGGACCGACCCGGGGCACTGATCGTCTCGGGTGGGGGGCGCCTTGTGGGCATCGTGACCCGAGCGGATGTGATCGCACTCATCGAGGGCCCGCCGTCCGGCTGA
- a CDS encoding redox-sensing transcriptional repressor Rex translates to MADGSHPKAIPQGVVERLPQYLNALLHLRHEGEQTVSSAQLSSLAEVNAAQIRRDLTYFGSFGTRGVGYDVSQLIDRIQTILGSDHAHRVAILGAGNLGSAIASYDGLRARGFIVAGLFDTDPRKVGQRVADLIVRDVSELPRVVSQQNIRFGVIAVPPESAQAAADQLCEAGIRVILNYSPAFVNVPAEVTIHNTDPVRELLHTLYYLSRAEGVAAPSTQVVR, encoded by the coding sequence GTGGCCGACGGTTCCCACCCAAAAGCGATACCTCAGGGGGTCGTAGAGCGTCTGCCGCAGTACCTGAACGCCCTGCTCCACTTGAGGCACGAGGGTGAGCAGACCGTCTCGTCGGCTCAGCTTTCTTCGCTTGCGGAGGTCAATGCGGCCCAGATTCGCCGAGATCTGACCTACTTCGGTTCGTTCGGCACGCGCGGTGTCGGCTATGACGTGTCGCAGTTGATCGACCGTATTCAGACCATTCTCGGCTCCGATCACGCGCACCGCGTCGCCATTCTGGGCGCAGGCAATCTAGGCTCTGCCATCGCAAGTTACGACGGCCTCCGTGCACGCGGCTTCATCGTCGCGGGGCTTTTCGACACCGACCCGCGCAAGGTGGGGCAACGGGTGGCCGACCTGATCGTTCGGGATGTTTCGGAGTTGCCGCGCGTGGTCTCGCAGCAGAACATCCGCTTCGGTGTCATCGCCGTTCCGCCCGAATCCGCTCAAGCGGCAGCGGACCAGCTGTGCGAAGCGGGAATCCGTGTGATTCTCAACTATTCGCCGGCCTTCGTGAACGTTCCGGCAGAGGTGACGATCCACAACACGGATCCGGTTCGAGAGTTGCTCCATACCCTGTACTATCTGTCGCGCGCAGAAGGCGTGGCGGCACCATCGACTCAGGTGGTACGCTAA
- the tatA gene encoding twin-arginine translocase TatA/TatE family subunit: protein MLRSIGWQELVIVLVIVLILFGPKRLPQLGKTIGKTMRSIRDGVDGKFGDNDDEDEAAVPGKDEAEVKTEGDTKVKSEDNAKV, encoded by the coding sequence ATGTTGCGAAGCATCGGCTGGCAGGAACTGGTCATCGTCTTGGTGATCGTTCTGATTCTGTTCGGCCCCAAGCGTCTTCCCCAGTTGGGCAAGACCATCGGCAAGACCATGCGTTCCATCCGCGACGGCGTCGACGGCAAGTTCGGCGACAACGACGATGAAGACGAGGCCGCCGTTCCTGGGAAGGACGAGGCCGAGGTCAAGACCGAGGGCGACACCAAGGTCAAGAGCGAGGACAACGCCAAGGTGTAG
- the greA gene encoding transcription elongation factor GreA, with translation MHKEIALTPEGQTKLEDELRHLETVRRREVGERIKEAKEFGDISENSEYDDAKNEQAWVESRIIEINVILAHATIIAKPKSAPSKVMLGCHVELKDIETGDVHNYQVVGSAEADPTKGSISNESPVGQAIIGHKKGETVQVTTPRGSVIEYEIIKISR, from the coding sequence ATGCACAAGGAGATCGCCCTTACGCCTGAAGGCCAGACGAAGCTCGAGGATGAGCTTCGTCACCTTGAGACGGTTCGTCGCCGTGAGGTGGGGGAGCGCATCAAGGAGGCCAAGGAGTTCGGAGACATCTCGGAGAACTCCGAGTACGACGATGCGAAGAACGAGCAGGCATGGGTGGAGAGCCGGATCATTGAGATCAACGTGATTCTTGCCCATGCGACGATCATCGCCAAGCCGAAGAGCGCGCCGAGCAAAGTCATGCTCGGGTGCCACGTTGAACTCAAGGACATCGAGACCGGCGATGTTCACAACTACCAGGTCGTGGGTTCGGCCGAGGCTGACCCGACCAAGGGCAGCATCAGCAACGAGTCCCCGGTCGGGCAGGCCATCATCGGTCACAAGAAGGGCGAGACGGTTCAGGTGACCACGCCGCGAGGCTCGGTCATTGAGTACGAGATCATCAAGATCTCCCGCTGA
- the lysS gene encoding lysine--tRNA ligase, with translation MADEPIEPLAPEDDPFVVRRAKLDALRASGTQAYVDGFEVSTHVADLVRDYAELVPGGETEDVVTVAGRLVAKRDQGKLAFLVLRDGTGEIQLFCRINVLGDEGFEFAKDLDLGDWVGATGTVLRSRRGELSIQPTKVTLLSKSLAPLPEKFHGLTDTETRYRRRYVDLIANPEVRAVFETRFRTIAAIRRHMEGAGYLEVETPMLQPIPGGASARPFVTHHNALDMPLYLRIAPELYLKRLLVGGFERVYEINRSFRNEGMSPRHNPEFTMLEAYQAFGNMASMLELTESIITAAAREVLGTLELSYQGVDVSLERPWRRAPMAELVSEAAGRELSVHTPVADLLAECDKHGVSVEKGWGPGKLLTELFEKLVEHTLVQPTFVTMHPAETSPLARRNDDDPELTDRFELIITGREFANAFSELVDPVDQRARFEAQAAAKEAGDVEAMWVDEDYLRAQEYGMPPAGGLGIGIDRLVMLLTDRASIRDVLLFPHMRSEG, from the coding sequence ATGGCCGACGAGCCGATCGAACCCCTTGCACCGGAAGATGACCCTTTCGTAGTGCGCCGTGCGAAGCTTGATGCGTTGCGCGCTTCTGGCACGCAAGCCTATGTCGACGGGTTCGAGGTTTCGACGCATGTGGCCGACCTGGTGCGCGACTATGCTGAGCTCGTTCCGGGCGGCGAGACCGAGGACGTCGTGACGGTGGCCGGGCGTCTGGTCGCGAAGCGAGATCAGGGCAAGCTCGCGTTCCTTGTCCTGCGCGATGGGACAGGCGAGATCCAGCTCTTCTGTCGCATCAATGTGCTGGGTGACGAAGGATTCGAGTTCGCCAAGGATCTGGACTTGGGCGACTGGGTCGGCGCGACGGGTACGGTGCTTCGATCAAGGCGCGGGGAACTGTCGATCCAGCCAACGAAGGTCACGCTTCTTTCGAAGTCGCTTGCGCCGCTGCCCGAGAAGTTCCATGGGCTCACGGACACCGAGACGCGCTATCGCCGGCGGTATGTGGATCTGATCGCGAACCCCGAGGTGCGCGCCGTCTTCGAGACGCGCTTTCGCACTATCGCCGCGATTCGCCGCCATATGGAAGGGGCGGGGTATCTCGAGGTCGAGACTCCCATGCTTCAGCCCATTCCGGGTGGCGCTTCGGCCCGACCGTTCGTGACCCACCACAACGCGCTCGATATGCCGCTGTACCTGCGGATCGCGCCCGAGCTCTACCTGAAGCGCCTCCTTGTGGGGGGTTTCGAGCGCGTCTACGAGATCAACCGCTCGTTCCGCAACGAGGGCATGAGTCCCCGCCACAATCCCGAGTTCACGATGCTTGAGGCCTATCAGGCGTTCGGCAATATGGCATCGATGCTCGAACTCACCGAGTCGATCATCACGGCCGCCGCCCGCGAGGTGCTCGGCACTCTTGAGTTGAGCTACCAGGGAGTCGATGTCTCGCTGGAGCGCCCGTGGCGCCGCGCTCCGATGGCCGAACTGGTGAGCGAGGCCGCGGGGCGCGAACTTTCGGTGCATACGCCGGTCGCAGACCTGCTCGCCGAATGCGACAAGCACGGCGTCTCAGTCGAGAAGGGCTGGGGCCCCGGGAAGCTTCTGACCGAGCTGTTTGAGAAGCTCGTCGAGCACACCTTGGTCCAGCCGACGTTCGTGACGATGCATCCAGCAGAGACGTCGCCGCTGGCGCGTCGAAACGATGACGATCCGGAGTTGACGGACCGGTTCGAGCTCATCATCACCGGGAGGGAGTTCGCCAACGCGTTCTCAGAGCTGGTGGACCCGGTAGACCAGCGCGCGCGCTTCGAGGCACAGGCGGCCGCGAAGGAGGCGGGCGACGTCGAGGCGATGTGGGTCGATGAAGACTACCTCCGGGCGCAGGAGTACGGCATGCCTCCTGCGGGCGGGCTCGGTATCGGAATCGATCGTCTCGTCATGCTGCTCACGGACCGGGCCTCCATCCGGGACGTTCTGCTCTTCCCGCACATGCGCTCCGAAGGCTGA
- a CDS encoding ATP-dependent Clp protease ATP-binding subunit: MFERFTEKARRVVVYAQEEARMLNQNYIGTEHLLLGLIREQDGIAAKALESLNISLEDVHAQVEDLIGRGTFVPTGHIPFTPRAKKVLELSLREALQLGHNYIGTEHILLGLIREGEGVAAQVLLNLGADLDKVRSAVIQLLSGHYGKQSGEPGEERHGGGGQSMLDEFGRNLTKQAREGKLDPVIGRSNEIDRVMQILSRRTKNNPVLIGEPGVGKTAVAEGLAQRISADEVPETIKDKQLYTLDLAALVAGSKYRGEFEDRLKKVMKEIRERGDIILFVDEMHTLVGAGAAEGAIDAASIIKPALARGELQTIGATTLDEYRKYVEKDAALERRFQPIQVGEPSVEETVLILKGLRDRYEAHHRVSITDDAIDAAATLADRYIADRFLPDKAIDLIDEAGAKMRIRMMTAPPGVREIDERLRKTRAEKEASIEAQEFEKAAALRDTEKQVLAEKRAMEEEWLKPEVRRVVEVTEKEIAEVVSMWTGVPVTSLTEEETEKLLRMENVVHERIVGQGEAVTAVSKAIRRSRAGLKDPRRPSGSFIFLGPSGVGKTELAKALAEFLFGSEESLISLDMSEYMEKHTVSRLIGSPPGYVGFDDGGQLTEQVRRRPYSVILFDEIEKAHPDVFNVLLQILEEGRLTDAQGRKVNFKHAIVIMTSNIGARDIVKNTSLGFAPKTSEGLAYEDLKRRVTSELKTVFKPEFLNRVDEVIVFHDLSREEIEQIVDLMVSRTRDQLMLHGMSIVLGDDARSHLAQEGFDSALGARPLRRAIQRSIEDPLSEQILAGQWSSGDMIETYVDDEGVIAFRKGEGVVTAPVRRHPEDAAGSRPVTSSKPRARGRGGKSAGGASGA, encoded by the coding sequence ATGTTCGAGCGATTCACCGAGAAGGCGCGCCGCGTAGTTGTGTACGCGCAAGAAGAGGCGCGCATGTTGAACCAGAACTACATCGGCACCGAGCATCTCCTGCTCGGTCTTATTCGAGAGCAGGATGGCATCGCAGCCAAAGCGCTCGAGTCGCTGAACATCTCGCTTGAGGATGTCCACGCGCAAGTCGAGGACCTCATCGGGAGGGGGACCTTCGTGCCGACCGGGCACATCCCGTTCACGCCGCGCGCCAAGAAGGTCCTCGAGCTGTCGCTGCGCGAGGCGCTGCAGCTTGGTCACAACTACATCGGCACCGAGCACATCTTGCTCGGACTCATCCGAGAGGGCGAGGGTGTTGCCGCCCAGGTGCTTCTCAACCTGGGAGCCGACCTGGACAAGGTTCGATCCGCCGTCATTCAGCTGCTGTCCGGCCACTATGGCAAGCAGTCCGGGGAGCCGGGCGAGGAGCGTCACGGCGGCGGCGGGCAGTCGATGCTCGATGAGTTCGGGCGCAACCTGACCAAGCAGGCCCGCGAGGGCAAGCTCGATCCGGTCATCGGGCGGAGCAACGAGATCGACCGCGTGATGCAGATTCTCTCGCGTCGCACCAAGAACAACCCCGTGCTGATCGGGGAGCCGGGCGTCGGCAAGACCGCGGTGGCGGAGGGCCTGGCTCAGCGGATCTCGGCCGACGAGGTGCCCGAGACCATCAAGGACAAGCAGCTCTACACCCTTGACCTCGCGGCGCTGGTCGCGGGTTCCAAGTACCGGGGCGAGTTCGAGGATCGCCTCAAGAAGGTCATGAAGGAGATTCGCGAGCGAGGCGACATCATCCTGTTTGTCGATGAGATGCACACGCTTGTGGGCGCAGGTGCCGCAGAGGGTGCCATCGACGCCGCCAGCATCATCAAGCCCGCACTCGCGCGCGGGGAGCTGCAGACGATCGGGGCCACGACCCTTGATGAGTACCGCAAGTACGTGGAGAAAGACGCGGCGCTCGAGCGCCGGTTCCAGCCGATCCAGGTAGGGGAGCCGAGCGTCGAAGAGACCGTCCTGATCTTGAAGGGGCTGAGGGACCGCTACGAGGCACACCACAGGGTGTCGATCACCGACGACGCCATCGACGCCGCCGCGACCCTGGCAGATCGCTACATCGCCGACCGCTTCTTGCCGGACAAGGCCATCGACCTGATCGATGAGGCCGGCGCCAAGATGCGCATTCGCATGATGACCGCACCACCGGGCGTGAGAGAGATCGACGAGCGCTTGCGCAAGACGCGCGCCGAGAAGGAAGCCTCCATCGAAGCTCAGGAGTTCGAGAAGGCCGCCGCTTTGCGCGACACCGAGAAGCAGGTTCTCGCCGAGAAGCGCGCGATGGAGGAGGAGTGGCTCAAGCCGGAAGTACGGCGCGTGGTGGAGGTCACCGAGAAGGAGATCGCCGAAGTCGTCAGCATGTGGACCGGCGTGCCCGTCACATCGCTGACCGAAGAGGAGACTGAGAAGCTTCTCCGAATGGAGAACGTCGTTCACGAGCGAATCGTCGGTCAGGGCGAGGCCGTGACCGCCGTGAGCAAAGCCATTCGCCGCTCGCGTGCGGGTCTCAAGGATCCTCGGAGGCCCTCGGGATCATTCATCTTCCTGGGCCCCTCCGGCGTGGGCAAGACCGAGCTCGCCAAGGCCTTGGCCGAGTTCCTGTTCGGCAGCGAGGAGTCGCTCATCTCGCTCGACATGAGCGAGTACATGGAGAAGCACACGGTATCCAGGCTGATCGGGTCGCCCCCGGGCTACGTCGGGTTCGACGACGGCGGGCAGCTCACTGAGCAGGTCCGGCGTCGCCCGTACAGCGTCATCCTGTTCGATGAGATCGAGAAGGCGCACCCGGATGTGTTCAACGTCCTGCTTCAGATTCTGGAGGAGGGCAGGTTGACCGACGCTCAGGGGCGCAAAGTCAACTTCAAGCACGCCATCGTGATCATGACGAGCAACATCGGCGCGCGCGATATCGTCAAGAACACGTCCTTGGGCTTCGCGCCGAAGACGTCTGAGGGGCTCGCGTATGAGGATCTCAAGCGCCGCGTGACGAGCGAGCTCAAAACGGTGTTCAAGCCGGAGTTCCTGAACCGTGTCGATGAGGTGATCGTGTTTCATGACCTGTCGCGCGAAGAGATCGAGCAGATCGTCGACCTGATGGTCTCACGCACCCGCGATCAGCTCATGCTCCATGGGATGAGCATCGTCTTGGGAGATGACGCCCGGTCTCACCTGGCGCAAGAAGGGTTTGACTCCGCACTCGGCGCACGGCCGCTTCGCCGCGCGATTCAGCGCTCGATCGAGGACCCGTTGTCCGAACAGATCCTCGCGGGTCAATGGAGCAGCGGCGACATGATCGAGACCTACGTCGATGACGAAGGTGTGATCGCGTTCCGCAAGGGCGAGGGGGTGGTGACAGCTCCCGTCCGCCGTCATCCAGAGGACGCGGCAGGTTCGCGGCCTGTCACCTCGTCGAAGCCCCGGGCGCGCGGTCGCGGTGGCAAGAGCGCCGGCGGCGCCTCAGGCGCGTAG